The Erinaceus europaeus chromosome 13, mEriEur2.1, whole genome shotgun sequence genome segment ggggcttggagcctgcaccatgagtccactgctcctggaggctatttttgttgcctttgtttttgttgatggataggacagagagaaattgagagaggaaggaagacagagagggggacagaaagacagacacctgtagaattgcttcactgcctgtaaagtgaacccccccacaggtggggagtgggggactcaaactgggcttgcgctttgcactatgtgcgcttaacctattacactaccacctagcccctagtgGGGCTTCTTATCCATGAACACAACTTGTTTCTTTCCAGACTCTccattattttccttctttgcATTGTATACTCAAGTAGGAGACTATCTAGTAAAATATACCTCCAAATCCTTTATTTTTCAATGCCCAGCTGAATgcttcctcctccaggaagtcctTGGTGAAAAATTCTGCCCCTCCATGATCTCTCTCCTTTTGACTACCTCCATACCTCCATCCCCTTCTTGGTACCACATTTCTAGGTCACTCAAGTCACTAGAATTGAGAGGGAACCACTTCCTACACTTGGCACCTCCACCTAATCTCAGTTTATGAACAAGAGGGGGCTGCTTTACCTCTCTTTATATCTGAGGCACCCAGCTCATAAGGAACTGAACAGACTCTGATGATTGGTCCTTAAGAATTAGAAGTGTAATAACTTCTTCCTCATAGAAAACAACTATTGAACAGTTCAGGCAGTTTGGAAATGGGAGTAGGGTGGGGTAGAGCTAGAACAGAGTCTGGAGTTTTAGAAGAAACATACCTGGGCCACCTAGCTTTACATCTTCCACGTGGCAGATTAGTTTCTCTGAGGGTGTTTGGCCATCTGGAAGATGGAAATAGTGTTAGCAGCCTCACAGGACTGCTGTGGTTATTAGTGAGGATTATTAACAGGCAATGTAGCCAGGAATTTTCATTCTGGCCCCACATTCTGTCTGAGGGAAGTGCAGAAATGGAGCCTCTTTCATCAGGCTGAgaagctcctggaggtcattttcagGTTCAAGAAAACTCAGACATCTTCCTCAGCTGTCTGAGCCACTGACTTCAATGGATGCAGCTGGACTCTGCCCACACTGATACCAACTCCTGGACTCCTGCTGCTGTCCCCTCTCCCAATCAGAAGTGTGTCCTCAGCACCCAGTTACTTGAAAAGGTACTTGAACTTTGCTTCCCTGCCGAACTTTGAGCACCCAAGAAACTCTTTGGCCCCTGAGGCAACTGATCCCCAGAAATtcttcttcatgtgtttctcctCTAAGGGTGTCTTCCTTGCAAAAGACATCTCCAGACCAGGCAGTGTCCAGCTGGAGGCTGTGCACTAGCTTTAAGAACCACCTGTACTTCTTGGAaatgaggatttggggtctgtgggaagaCTCCTAGTAAAACATGGACTTTGGGGATGTCAAACCTGGGATCTGATCTTAAGCACATTTATCTCTTTAAGACTCAGCCTCCCCACATTAAAAAATTGGGTGTATGTCCCCTAAGTTCATAGCTGTATATTTGCTGAGTggtcagaaaattcatgatgcAGCTAttcacagaaaaacagaaagaatgggttgggcagtggtgcacctggttaagtgtacaattACTatatgcaagcacccaggtttgagccctacaccccacctgcaggggaaagggaagcttcaggagtagtgaagcaagtactgaaggTGTCCgtttctctccttttaaaaatattttttaattatttattcactgggtagagacagccagatatcaagagggaaaggggtgatagggagagagatataaagacacctgcaacactgcttcaccactcccaaaggtttccccctgtaggtggaggctggggatcaaacctgagtctttgtacattgtaacatgtgcacccaaccaggtgcgccaccacctgatcctgtttctctccttctctgtctctactactcctcctctcaatttctccttgtcctttcAAATACACGGGGAAGAATGGCTGTTAGATACTatagatttgttgtgtaggcactgagtctcagaaaTAACCCTTGTGGTAACAaagagtaagaaaagaaaaaacagtaaaatacatcatgactatTCCGACAACCCAATACAGTAGTTGAAGAGTAGAAGAAGCCTAAATGTCTATGGATTGGCTAACAAAGttaaggaatatatattccatggaacacTAATTTCAAAAAAAGATATTGTGCTTTTTGTGACAAAATgggtgaaactggaggtgattatgcttagaaaaataagagGTAAAAGAAAACTATCTGATGGTTTCcctcataagtggaatatagagaattaaaatatatgaacttgagagagagagagagatatacaatAGCAAAATCCCAGAAGTAAATAAACTGTCTCtatgactttgtgaaaactaggCTAATTATCCTTGTaagggtggggcacagaactttggtggtaggtgtgctaTGGAGCTATACCCTGtagtaatcttataaatcactcttaatcacacattttaaaaatgggtTGGAAAATAGCTTAGGTGCATGAATCTGACCTCCTGGGCCTAGTCAGAAGAGATCAGAGAAAGAACTGTGTGGAAAGTACATAGCAGGTACTCAGCATAAGATTGTTCCTTTCCCCCAggaaatattaatgagagagagagagagaaagagagaggggggagagggagagggggaagggggagggaggagatggggagggagaaggagagggagagtgggagggagaaggagagggggagggagaaggagagggggagggggagggaggagagggggaggaagagatggagagagagaggaaaaaaatcacaAGCAAAGATGAGGCAGAATTTATTCTCATTGTGGGTAAGTTGAAGACGCAGGATGAAGACCACAGAGAGACAGATCCCTGGGACCCCCTAAGATACCTCATGGTGGGGGTAGAGGCCACATTTTTTCAAGTGCCCAGCCCACCACGTCCCTCTGACCATGAGGATCCAGAGCCCAGAACTAGATGAGAGGCGGAtggaaggggaggaagacaggATCCTCCCTGGATTGTGTCCTGACCATGTTTCCGACTTCCATAGGAAGGAAGAACAGTTCGGCTATATAGTAATATAGTATATAGAAGTGCAGAGAGCTGGCTGTGGCACCTGGCAGGGCTGAGACTCCCCAAATTATTGCAGGAGGGAAAGGGGGCTCAATGCTGGTGTCTCGCAGAACAGCTGTGCTGGCTACAGGAAGGAATGGGCAGGGAGTGGACACTGGACTTGCCCTTCTCAGGATTTGTGGAAGGGGTACCCACATCCTGCTTATTGGGCTTCCTTGGACCCTGTTTGCCAAACTTCCCCTGGGATGGGGCTTTCTCACCCTGGGTGCTTTTTATGTGCTTTGAAGACCATTTTTGCATTGTcaggagtgaggaaaaaaaatattctgaCATGATAGAAAAAGCTATTTACATACCCTAGTGGGCCATAAGTAGGACATCAGTCTCTGGGGAGAAATTAACTCCCTGAGCCTCTTCTAACCCACAGCTGTTCAAGTGGGGAGGTGTGTGGGGGTAAGAGCCCTGGGATGGGAGGCAGGAGACCTCAGTTGGCAGACTTGGGAATTTGACCTGGGACAAGGCACTCCTGCTGTCTAGACCTTGGTCTTCCCAAGGTACAGTAGGAGTTGATTTGGGCTGAAGAGCTAAGATCATCTAGTCCCTGATCCTaggcatggggtgggggcaggccagggctgggcagtgagagGTTGGCAAGGGGACTTCCTATTGAGGGGCCCTGGGCTGTGGAGGGGCATCAGAAACTGTAGGGAAGTTGGTGGCCCCTGGCCAGGCAGCCAAGTCCAACTGAGGGCATCTTGTGCACACTGCAATGATGCCCATTAGGAAGGTAGCCAGGGGGCTGACCGGAAACCCTGTTTTCCTGTTGAAGGGGTGGTGGGAGCCAGGCGTCACTGCAGGTGACCCTCCCACCAGTGAGAGGGAGGGGCTAGGACCTGAGATAGAGCTGGGATGGGCTCACCCGGGCCGAGTGTGGGTGGTCTGGTGCTGGTGTGGTTCACAAGTGGCCCCTGGCTCTGGCCTCCAGGGGTAGGAGCAGGTGGGAGCACCAATGGGTGCTGGGACTTGGGCGCACACTCCACGGGTAGAGTCACTGGCTGTGGTACCCACCCTCATTCATGATGTGTGGTCTAGCACATGCACCCCTGGCCCCGATGGGCACGCACATTCATGCTGAGGGCCTTTGGGTGAAGCCACATGAGTAGTACCCATGACCTCATGGGAACATATCCTATAGCACATGAGCTGGTGCGTGCATACAAGTACATagacatgtgcacacacatgcatacacagagGCAGATGGACGGCTCATCCATTGGGCTCAGTGGCACTGAGAAAGATGTCCATCTGCTCTGGGGCAAGTGACCCCACTGTGCCAGTCACCTAAAACCTTGTCTCAGTCCCTCTGACCCTTGATAACCTAAGGCCCTGCAGTGAAGCCTCTGGCCTCCCTGGGGCCTGCAAGGAAAGGCAGAGACCTAGGGCTGCAGCAAGCAGAGCCAGTCTGACACATCTTCACATGACTGCAGTGCTCATCTGGGTCAGAGGTGCCTGCGGGGTCCCTGTGTGCTGGTCAGCTGGGCCCTCATGGTTTGGATGCTGCCCAGGATCTTCTTCTGGTGCCCCATGAGGGTGATGCCTAGGGCTCGAACATCCCTGTGAAGGAAGGTGGTGTGGGGACAGGGTCGAGCCCATCACCTGCGCCAGCTGGCCTGggtgtcccaccccctcctgcCCCTACCCCATGGGGATCCCTTCCACGTACTGAGCATTCATTCGCAGCACCATGCCCAGAGAAGAGTATCCTCCTGCAGCAAAGTGGTCCCGGTATCGACCCATGCGGATGGAGTCCAGCCAGTCCCCCACGGTGaggcctccaccaccacccccacggAGGTCAAAGCAGCTCCTTGCAAAGGCTGGAGGTGGGCACCTAAGACACAGGAATCTTTAGCCAGTGGCCAGCCGGGGCCTCTGCCTTCCTTGGAAAGCCTTACAGTAGCCACCTTCCACCTCTGTACATGATCAACAATGGGCAAGGAAGAAGAAACTAAATGCCAGGTCCTGAAGGAGAAGGCTGAGGAAGACCCATCCTCTCAGGTCAGGGACCCATGCAGATTAGGGGCCCAGGAAGTTCTGGGGGCAGGAGTTCAGGCAGCTCAGGGGTCAGGGGTCCAGTTAAGCTGGGGGTCAGTGTCCCTAGCAGACCAGAGGTCAGAGACTCAAGCTGATCCAGGGGTGAGAATACAGGCTCTATTGTGGGCCTTGTCTGGGGCAATGCAGGGCCCTGGCACCATGTACCTGCTGACAGTGGCTGTGGCCCTGAGACTCTCAGGACTTCGAATGAGAGCATCAAGGACGCTGACTATCTGGGAAAAGCGAGGCCGCTGAGCCCGGTCTTTGTGCCAGCAGTCGAGCATGAGCTGGTGCAGGGCACGAGGACAACCCATGGGTGCAGGCAGGCGGTAGCCCTCCTCCACAGAGCTGATGACCTGTGGGAGGAACACAGCTGGACTGGAGaccgcccctccccccaaaatgtCCCACATCCCCTCCCAGTCAGGGACCCACACTCACATCACGGTTGGTCATGTTCCAGTAGGGCCTCTCTCCATAGGCCAGCACCTCCCACATGACCACGCCAAAGCTCCACACATCGCTGGCAGAGGAGAAGGTTCGGAAGGCGATGGCCTCGGGGGCTGTCCAGCGGATGGGGATCTTCCCTCCCTGCCACAGACACAAGAGGGTTGAGGGCTTCTCCTAGCAGGAGACAGGGAGCTGAACATTGTTCCATCCACTGGCTTCAAGAAAAGTGGAGCAGTTTTgtactgtctctccttctctctctctgcctctttctctctttctctatcttggaccatctctttctacctgatattgaaagagaaaaaaaaaagagtctgccaggagtggtagaattatGTAGGGCAAAAATCCCTGGTGGtggtaacagtaataataataatgataccaccaacaacaaaaatctcccAGTGACTGAGTAGTGGGGGACCCAGTCCTAGCATGCCCCAAGTCAGCCAGTGATAGAAGGCAGGCAAGGTTGTGCTCATTTCCCAGGAAGGAAaaactgagacacagagaagaggcTGAACTTGCAAGCACCTCTGCAATTGCCCACTTTACTAAAGACATGTGCCCCCTACGTGTCCTGTCCCTCCCCAGCCTGTTGGAAAGGGCTAGGCTACATACTGTGGTGGTGTAGGCAGCATCAGGATCATCCTCCAGCACCCGAGAGAGTCCGAAGTCTGACACCTTGCAAACCATGTTGCCATCCACCAGGACATTGCGGGCAGCCAAGTCACGGTGGATGTAGCCCAGATCTGAGAGGTAGCGCATGCCGGCACCCACTCCCCGAAGCATGCCCACCAGCTGCATGATGGTGAACTGTCCATCATGGGTCTGCAGAGCAACGGACAAGCGAGGCTTCAGGAAGGTGCTcctcagtgcacatggtgcttcACTGTGTATGAAGCTCACTGGTTGTCCTCCGGGTCTCCTGTACACTCAGAGCAACTCTGGGTGGTGGATAGGGCAGAGCTGAATGTTTATCCCTTTTGCAGGAGAAGTGGAGGACTACAGATATTAAGCTCTGTGCCAAAGAACAGCCAGCAAATAACCACATAGCTGGGGCTGGTATTCTCATGATTTTCAGAAGCCCAGGGCAGGGCAGCAGGATGGACTCCCAGGACCCCACAGGATGGGGCTGGAAGGCAGTATAATGGGCTGACCTTTCAGACCCTTCCCACATGTTCCTCCCTCTTTCAAGGTCCACTGGGTCCAAGGTCTGTGGGTGTGTGGAGTTCTTATGGCATGTCCCAGTACCCCCAACAGACCTGTCCATGAGGAAGGGCTAGGGAGGGCACGTACCCTCAGGAAGGCATCCAGGGAGCCATTCTCCATGTACTCAGTCACAATCATTGCCAGGTGGCCTGTGGAGTTGGCAAGAGACCCTCTCAGTGGGAGAATCAAGGCTATTGAGTAGAGAACTCAGAAACATTCCCACCCCCATGATCAGGCAGGAGCTGGGGTAGAACCTAGGGGCCAGGAGGCCAGGGAGCTAGAGGTCTGGGGGCCAAAGGGACCAGGGGCTAGGGGGGTAAAGGGCCTGTGGTTTAGGGGCAAGGGGCCAGGAGGCCAGGGGACAAGCAGCAGGGTAAAGACAGGGTGGGGCAGGAGGAGGGTGATCTAGGGAGCAGATCCAGAGTCCTTTCAAGCTGAGTTGCCCTTGCCTGATACTTACCACGGGTGACAACTCCCTCAAGGCGGATGACATTGGGGTGGTCAAACTGGCCCATGATGGATGCCTCGCTCAGAAAGTCCTGCCGCTGCCTTTCTGTGTAGCCAGCTTTGAGGGCCTTGATGGCCACGGGCACATCCCGTTGCCCAGGAACCCTCAGTCGCCCATAGCAGACTTCCCCAGACTCCCCTGGGGGCCAAGCAGGGCAGGAGACAGAAGCTGGTGGGAGCCTCTGCTCCTCACCAGGGACTCTCGCACACCTCAAGCCTTACACACTTGTATGCATCACAGACTTCGCATGCCAGGCTAAGGgttcccctttccctctgctcAAGGTGTCCCTCCACCCATACACCCCATAGCACTGTCCCCACTGCATGTCCTCTGAGGCTCACCAGAGCCGATGATCTTCTCAATATGAATCCTGGAGGCTTCGATCTCTCGGGTCACACTGCAGCCTGCCCTGCCTGGCTCCTCATAGTTGTGAGGTTCGGCATAGAACTGGGGCTCTGGGATCTTCCCTGGGGGGTGATGTAGGGGCAGGAAGACGGGTGGAGGTGctgaagagacagaggagaagggaCTTAGAGGGGCACAGGTGGGTATTCTTTTCTAGCACCCCAGGACTAATGGGGTGTAGAGAGAAGAATCTCTGGGAATCTCAGGGTGGCAGCCAGCAGCAAGCACCTAACACAGCACTGGGGCCCCTACACAATATGTCTGAGGCTTCCAGGGGGACTTTGGGGGTCTCCAAGGGAGTCCCAAAGAATGTCATTTTCTGAGTTCACTTCTGGAGCCCTCAAGATCTTGCTAAATTTTATATGGGATAGCAATGTAGCCAAATAAGACTTCTTTGTAAGTGCCAACTTAGAGATTGATTGAACTTGGTTCTCTGCAAGATGCTAAGAAAGATTCTAAGGCTGcctttcaggctcagaggaaatcAGTACAGTAGTAGGATACCAGTGTCTATTATGACCTGAAAATAGGATGTGGAGGCAGGACATTCCCATATTTACACTACATTCTAGGCTTTCTGCAGGGTTCTGAAAAACTTCTGGGTAGAGAAGTCCCCTTCCAAAGCATGTAAATCCCTTGAAATTGTACCTGAAGCTGTATGTGAATACATGTATTTATGCATTCCTCATTACATTGCATGAGGGAGGATCTCTACCTGGGGGAGGGTCTCTAGCATCCTTGGTGGGGTCTTTGAACTCAAGAAAGGTGACAACACTGTACCCTCAAGGCCCCTGGTAAACACACTGCTGTCTGTCACTGGGACTctattcttttctccttcccacATGTCCACCCAAACCAGTACAGCCTCTATGTGGTCTGTTGTTTCCCCCAGGCCCATGGACTCAGTACTTACCCTGTCCATTCTGGTAGTGCATCTTCTCCTCATCCGAGTCCTGGAATGCCTTGCTGTAGCCACAGTGCCTGTGGAGGATGGCATGGCTCTGGCTGAGGCCCAGGTCACCCCTAGTCCAGCCCTGAGCTCAATCAGCACTCCTCTTGTATATTTATCTCCCTTCTTCAGGTCAGCTTCAGGTACCCAGTCCTCTGCCCAGGCTTTCCATCCACCTGAAGTGGTATGCTTGACATTTACAAAGCATTTTACAATTTACAGTCACATTTACATAGCCTACACAGCCAAGTCTATGGTGCTATCAGTCCCAATTAATAGGAAACCTCTAGTGGAGGGGCTGAGAGTGAAGCCAGttctgctgtgtgaccttgggaggcCCTGCCTTTCCTGGACCTAAGTTTTTCTATCTACTGCATGGTTCTTCCAATTCTCAAGATCTGGGATCCAGAGcccacagagaagacagagacctTCCCACCCTTCCTCTGGGATGCAgtgggagaggggagagtgacTGAGAACATGGCCTTCAGTTTTGCCAGACCTGGGTGCACTGTCctgctgatgtgtgtgtgtgtgtgggggggggcagtgagctTGAGTCCTCTAGTCTTTAGAGTCTGCTTAGAGAGGAAGGCTGGCAAAAATGGGAAATGATGGATCAGGTGGATGCATGGGAAACAGAGGCTGGTTAGAGCAGGAAGGCATGGAAGACATGACCCAAAAATCAAAGAACTGGTGTATCTGTACATGTGAGTTCAATCCAGGGCATGGAGAACCTCTGACGTAGAGGGGAAGGGTTGGGGGGCAGATGGAAGATACAGTGCTCCAGATGGGAGCCAGGAACACTTACCTCTTCTTGCAGATGAGCAGGACCAGAAGCACAACCAGGCCTGTAATGAGTGTCAGGCAGATCCAGACAATGGTCCGGGTGTCATAGTGGGGCCCTGGAGGGGGCAATCTCTCAGTCCTGGCCTCAGGTCCAGGGAGCTGTTGGTCATCCCAGGACTGGACAGGCTGTCTCCTTAGTCAGGAGTCATCCTGGAGTCAGGGCACAAGCTACTTCCTCAGCCCCCACCCTCCTCTCTGAGAAGCTTCTCCTTCAACACcttccctccatctccactgttAGGCTTCCCAGCTGGGTAGCACCACTTTCGGTGGCTATTTGACCTAGTGAGAGTCACTTAACTGTTTCAAACTTCAGTTTTCTCAAACAAATATCTGCCCtgcctgttatttatttttttaagatttttaaaatatttatttattcccttttgttgcccttgttgttgtagttattattattattgatgtcattgttgttgaataggacagataaaaatggagagaagaggggaagacagagagagggaaagaaagatagacacctgcagacctgcttcaccgcttgtgaatcgacccccgctgcaggtggggagctgggggctggaaccatgatccttatgccggtccttgcactttgcgccatgtgcacttaatccactgtgctaccgcctgactcccacttctggttatttcttttcttttctcttttttttttcttttttaccagagcactattcatctctggcttatggtggtgcgggggattgaacctgggactctggagcctcaggcatgagaatctgcttgcgtagcattatgctatctaccctccacccctgttattattttcttatatatttctctgccaccagggttatcattggaaggTTCCGTGCTtgcactgttcctagtggcctttttccACCCTTTCTTTactaataaagacagaaaaaaatagtaaagaagaggagggagacagagacacacatgcagcaTTGCCCCACtagtcatgaaactttcccctgcaggtggagactggaggcttgaactcagatctcaAACATGGTAAtctgtgctctctaccagatacATCACTACTCAGCCCCTTGCTTGTGCCCTAGGAGTTGACACAatagataaggtgttggacttttaagcatgaggtcccaagtttgacccccTTCTTCACATATGacaaagtaatgctctggtccaCGCTCTCTTGttcataaacaaatattttttaaacaccaCTTATTTATCAAAAGGTATTGTGACTCCTACAAGTCACACTGACACTCAGGAAAAGCCACTGAGTGGTGGGCTGCTTTGGGTCCTGCCACTTCGGGGGAGTAATTTTCCTCCTCTGAGCCCAGGCCTTTAAACCAGTGGAGACACTGATCCAGCACCTGCTGGCTCCCTCCTCAGACCTTTGGACCCTCCAGGCCTGGCCCAACCCAGCGTCCTCGCCCGGCTCACCCCCTTCACTCACGGGATTTCCCGGTCTCCACCTCCATTGCCTGGCTGAAGCGGCCGCAGCCCGCAGAGGTGCGAGCTCGGACCTGGAACACGTAGCGGGTGCCTGGCTTGAGGCCTGAAACCGTGGCTCTGGTGGTGACAGCCTTGAGAGTGGAGTAACTCTGCATCTCCTTGTCCTGCCCAAGGAGGGGTGGTCAATTCAGGCCTTGCCCACAGCCCGCCCCCTTCCTGCCTGCCCATGGCTGTACCTTCTCGTAGTACTTGATCTCGTACTCCAGGATGATGCCATTGGGCTGCTCAGGCTCCTGCCACAGCAGGGAGACGCTGGTCTGACCTGCATGCTCCTGGCGGATGACCACCACCTGGGATGGTGCTGAGGGAGGTTAGCCTTGGTCAGATGAGGGCTGCGTGAGGCCGCTGGTTTCTGCCCCGCCCCTTCCCAGGTGCCATCCTCCAACCTTTCTTTAGCCCTCCTTGCTAACTGCCCTGACCGAGCCCTAGAAAAGCCAGCAAACGGGGCTCCCTAGGAAACAACTGGCTGCTTTCCTGGGCAGTCACTTGGGTGGCACTGCCTGGCTCTGGTCTGAGGTGCTAGAGTTGGCTCAGATAGTCCCAGCTTTAtctgcttcctcctcttcctctctggtcCATCCACCAGGAGAACAGGACCCCAGGACATCCAAGCAGCTGCTTGTCTACTTTGGTGGACACCTGGTGTGGAACAACTGCTCAGGGATGCTTGAGGaatgaaggagggagaaaaaagggagaagggaaagaggaagaaacctGGCCTTTGATGCCAATACCTGACCTGATTGGGGATCACTGAGCATGTATGTTCTCACCAGCACTCAAGGTCACTCATTCATCCCTCTCAGGTGCATGTACCCACTCTCCTACCTCCAGCACAATAATGCTCCCCATGCCAGTCTGCTGGGGCAGATCAGACACAGCCACAACCAAACAGAGCAACTGCCCAAAGAGCTGCAGCCCTGTAGCCTGTGGACCTCCTCATCCCCAAGTGCTAGCTCCCTGACCTGAAATGCCAGTTTTGGCTTTATATGGGGCATCCTATCTCCCTTGCACAGCTGGGAACTCCTTCCCCCACCAAAGGCAGAGAGCACATACAGTAGGTgcccaataaatggtgctggaagacTGTGCCATAAAAAACCAAGAGAAGAACCCAGAGTTAAGTTGGAGGAAGTGGTGTGAGGGTAAGCTCACCAAGACAGACCCCAAAGAACTTATGGTCTGTTGAGGGAGATAGTCAGTCAGAAGGCATAGTAGTGCGTGATTCTAGGATGGCTAAGCACAGTGGATGACATCAAGGAGGTTGTGATGGGAGGGCACTCCAAGAGGTGACAGGAAGAGCAAAAAATAGGGTTGTTTCATGTAGATGGTCAGGGTGTCTCCCCAACACTGAGACAGAAGTGCTAGTTCAGCTGAGGACTGAAGGCCCTAGTGTGTTCACAGAAAGGAGCACACTGTcctcagagaaaaacaaaacaaagccacGGCTTGGGGTGGGTGGCTTAGAGCATTCAAGGACAGGCACTAAGGGTGGTGAGACTGAGGAGAGTAGACCAGGTCAGAGAAAATAGGGTGAACCTGGAGAGTGGCTAATGGGGGTCACACAGGTCCATTTGGGCCCCAAGAGGGCCTAAATTGTGTATGAGCCCAGGATAACACTTAGGAGTTTAAATAAGACTGGTAAGTGTTTTCAAAGCTCATTCAGCATGTGGTATGCAGAAATAACCTAAGGACAGGGTGAGAGGGGCTCCTGTGATCGTCCAAGCAGCACATGATGACATAGATGGTGATATGGACTGGAATGTGTCCGTCCACACACACTTATGCTGAAGTCCTGACCACAGTAATAGATAGTAACTAGTGATGGGGCCTTAGGGTGTCGATTAGGTTGAGATGGGATTATGGGGGTGGTTCCTAAAAGGGTGTCTGATGAATGAGTCTCTAGGTTGGATGAAGCACTGACATAAGGAGGGGTGCCCTGGGCACAGAGATGGAAGCCTTCTGTTTCCTTTAAGAGGGTTCAAATCCCAATCTTGCCATTTTCTGTGCAGAGACATTGGGAGGTTCACTGAGCCTCAATTTTCCTCCTCTGTGATGTGGAGAGAACAGTCTGCTGGGCCACGTTTGTGGGGTACTGGGGAGAGACGAGGATGAGTAAACATGGGGGTCCTAGTCATGTGCCAGGGGGCTGTTCAGAGGGTGCAGCTTGGGGTGGGCTCTCAGATCAGGCTGTCATTCACAAATAGGTGCCACCATAATTTGGAGAGAAAGgtgtatgtatgtttgtgtgtatgtgttgggggggtggcagTGGTTTGAATCTAGTCCAATAACTGGTTAGGGGCAGAGACATGGCTG includes the following:
- the EPHA8 gene encoding ephrin type-A receptor 8 isoform X3, with amino-acid sequence MAPARGRLSPALWVVTAAAATCVSAARGEALIKPPGSSGRDTSPPTGGDKSELAGHIDHPWGLGLAYISGSWACELGFYKSAPGDQLCAHCPPHSHSAAPAAQACHCDLSYYRAALDPPSSACTRPPSAPVNLISSVNGTSVTLEWAPPLDPGGRSDITYNAVCRRCPWALGHCEKCGGGTRFVPQQTSLVQASLLVANLLAHMNYSFWIEAVNGVSDLSSEPRRAAVVNITTNQAAPSQVVVIRQEHAGQTSVSLLWQEPEQPNGIILEYEIKYYEKDKEMQSYSTLKAVTTRATVSGLKPGTRYVFQVRARTSAGCGRFSQAMEVETGKSRPHYDTRTIVWICLTLITGLVVLLVLLICKKRHCGYSKAFQDSDEEKMHYQNGQAPPPVFLPLHHPPGKIPEPQFYAEPHNYEEPGRAGCSVTREIEASRIHIEKIIGSGESGEVCYGRLRVPGQRDVPVAIKALKAGYTERQRQDFLSEASIMGQFDHPNVIRLEGVVTRGHLAMIVTEYMENGSLDAFLRTHDGQFTIMQLVGMLRGVGAGMRYLSDLGYIHRDLAARNVLVDGNMVCKVSDFGLSRVLEDDPDAAYTTTGGKIPIRWTAPEAIAFRTFSSASDVWSFGVVMWEVLAYGERPYWNMTNRDVISSVEEGYRLPAPMGCPRALHQLMLDCWHKDRAQRPRFSQIVSVLDALIRSPESLRATATVSRCPPPAFARSCFDLRGGGGGGLTVGDWLDSIRMGRYRDHFAAGGYSSLGMVLRMNAQDVRALGITLMGHQKKILGSIQTMRAQLTSTQGPRRHL
- the EPHA8 gene encoding ephrin type-A receptor 8 isoform X2; the protein is MIPNQNNWLRTNWVPRDGARRVYAEIKFTLRDCNSMPGVLGTCKETFNLYYLESDRDLGASTQENQFLKIDTIAADESFTGADLGVRRLKLNTEVRGVGPLSKRGFYLAFQDIGACLAILSLRIYYKKCPTMVRNLAAFSEAVTGADSSSLVEVRGQCVRHSEERDTPKMYCSAEGEWLVPIGKCVCSAGYEERQDACVACELGFYKSAPGDQLCAHCPPHSHSAAPAAQACHCDLSYYRAALDPPSSACTRPPSAPVNLISSVNGTSVTLEWAPPLDPGGRSDITYNAVCRRCPWALGHCEKCGGGTRFVPQQTSLVQASLLVANLLAHMNYSFWIEAVNGVSDLSSEPRRAAVVNITTNQAAPSQVVVIRQEHAGQTSVSLLWQEPEQPNGIILEYEIKYYEKDKEMQSYSTLKAVTTRATVSGLKPGTRYVFQVRARTSAGCGRFSQAMEVETGKSRPHYDTRTIVWICLTLITGLVVLLVLLICKKRHCGYSKAFQDSDEEKMHYQNGQAPPPVFLPLHHPPGKIPEPQFYAEPHNYEEPGRAGCSVTREIEASRIHIEKIIGSGESGEVCYGRLRVPGQRDVPVAIKALKAGYTERQRQDFLSEASIMGQFDHPNVIRLEGVVTRGHLAMIVTEYMENGSLDAFLRTHDGQFTIMQLVGMLRGVGAGMRYLSDLGYIHRDLAARNVLVDGNMVCKVSDFGLSRVLEDDPDAAYTTTGGKIPIRWTAPEAIAFRTFSSASDVWSFGVVMWEVLAYGERPYWNMTNRDVISSVEEGYRLPAPMGCPRALHQLMLDCWHKDRAQRPRFSQIVSVLDALIRSPESLRATATVSRCPPPAFARSCFDLRGGGGGGLTVGDWLDSIRMGRYRDHFAAGGYSSLGMVLRMNAQDVRALGITLMGHQKKILGSIQTMRAQLTSTQGPRRHL